A stretch of DNA from Nitrososphaerota archaeon:
AACGAGCAAAACTTGGTAAATTACAGCAAGGCAGGCGTATCTCTGACAGAGGGAGGCGAAAAGGTGGGTTCTAGTATGATGCGAAATAGTAGACTGCTTGAGGTCCTAATGGATAGCGCGTTAAAGGTCAAAATTGATGAGGAGATGGTTTGTGGAATAGAACACCACATGAATAAACAATTCACAGACGCATTATGCACAATGCTAAAGCATCCACGCAAGTGTCCGCACGGACACGCTATTCCACCAGGCTCTTGTTGTTCTGCGTAAGGTTATATCATAGAATATAGAATTTCTAGCATGGCATGCTTTTGCGGATGCGAGACATATGTCAAAGACAAATATGGATTCAAGGTAGGTTGTGTAAATTGTACACATGGCCCGCAAAACCACGATGATGAATTTCGATTCGCATCTCGCAAAAATGAAAGCGCTAGTCAAAAGCGAGATGTAGATTTCGGATAATCATTCCCCAATAATTTTGACTAGAACTCGCTTTGGTCGCATCCCATCAAATTCTCCGTAAAAGATTTGCTCCCAAGGTCCAAAGTCCAGTTCGCCGTCGGTTATTGCTATTATGACTTCGCGCCCCATGATTTGTCGCTTAAGGTGTGCATCTGCATTGTCTTCCCCGGTGTCATTGTGTTGATATTGGTTTATTGGTTCGTGTGGTGCCAGTTTTTCCAGCCAATTTGCATAGTCTTTGTGAAGACCAGACTCGTTGTCGTTGATGAAAACACTTGCAGAAATATGCATTGCGTTGACAAGACACAGGCCCTCCTTGATTCCGCTTTTTTTGACTAGTTGACGCACCTGTGGTGTAATATGTACAAATTCTAGTCGTTTTTTTGTGTTAAATGTCAGATATTCTGTTAGGAATTTCATTATTCTTGGAAAACAAATTTTGAATTAAATCTTTTAGCAAAAATGCAGGCTCAGAACTCAAGATCTATATCATTTTTAGAATCAATGGGATAAGGTCATCAACGCCTACGTACAATATAGTAGAGAGGGATTTTTAAAAGAAGCTTGATAAGGCGCAATGCCAGTGCTAAAGAAAATGGTTGCAATCGACGCTCCAGCCTCACTTGAAAGCTTTAGACGATTCATCGTAGCAAGTACATGCAGCTCATACATGCCCCGAAGCTATCTTGAAGACCCAGAGGTATTTCCAGAGCGAGAGGAATCACTGGGTTCCATTTACGTAGAGGCGGCAGACAAGGTAACACTAAAGAAAATTCGTGACATTACGTTTGTAAACGCACGAGACGTCTTGGGTATAATTTACAACTCAAAGAGCGGCAATACAACACTAAAGTGGAGGCAGCTTAGAAGAAGGGGCGGCAAAGTGACTGGTGAGGCATCATCTAATTCGCTTGTCAATTTGGCAGAAGGTGGTGTAATTACGCCAGACTGGGTTGATAATTATCTGAAAAAGAAAAATATGCAAAGTACCAGTACTGTATAATATCACTTTACACAATACCATTCCATGATTACAAAAATCATCGACGACAATACTGTATCATTTTTAGTCGAAGAGCCGGATGATTTGCTGGTATTGCGCAGAATTATAAAAAATCAGGACACCATAATCTCAGATACAACGCGTGTAATAAAACAGGACAAGGATTTCTCCAGGCCTGACAGGGGTGAGCGAATCAGGATTCGCATAGCACTGGAGGTTGAAAAAATAGCGCTTGATGCAGTATTTGACAAACTGCGAATCCACGGCACCATTACAGAGTCAACAAATGAGGCAGTATCAAAAGGACTGCACCATTCAATTCTGGTAAGAATTGGGGATTCATTTAACGTTGTAAAAAAGAAATGGCAGTCAATTGAGCTGAAATTGATCAAGACAAAAGACGAAAGTCTTGGGTTTGTCTTGGTTGCAATTGACAAGGGTGACTGTGGAATAGGCAAGCTAAAGGGAACTCATCTGGAATTAATGCAAAATATGTACTCAGGCTCTAGCGGAAAGCAGTACAAAACTAATTTTAATATTCAGACATTTTTTGAAAATGTTGCAAAAGCACTAAACACGGTACTCAGGGAAAACTACAGTCTAGTCATTTTTGGACCTGGCGAGACAAAAAGACAGTTTGCCAATTATTTAGCAAAAAGCCCCATCTCAAAGGCCCACAAAATAGAGACAGTTGACGGAATCGATTCTGGTGGGGAAGATGGAATTTACACGTTTACCAAGTCCCGGGCAATGCAGCAGATACTGGGTCAGAGTAAGCTTGCCAAGGTGTCAGCCATACTAGAAGAAGTAATGATTAGGGCGAACAACAAGAGTAGAAAATTCACCATGGGTTTTGAGGAGACAAAAAAGGCAAACGACCTTGGGGCAGTAGAATCACTTGTTTTTTCAGAAAAGATAATCCAGACTCATGATGAAGAGCAAATAATACAGTTCCTAAACGATGTTGAATCCAAGGGAGTCAAAGTTTACGCATTGGATGCGTCAACCGATATCGGCCTCCAAGTATCAGGCCTTGGCGGAATTGTATCCCTTCTCAGATTTGCAGTGGATGTCTAGCCAGTAGAGTCAATAAGCCATTGTAGATATGGTTTGTTTAGATCTTTTATTGTTATTTCGGCAATTTCCGGTACTTTGTATGGATGTGTAAGCTTGATCTGTGCTTTTAGTTTTGACTTGTTTTTTTGTGTTGTTTTGAATACTGCCAATACTTCGTCTGTGTTTTCTATTTTGCCTTGCCAGGTATATACCGAAGATATTCTAGTCATGTTTACGCACGCTGCAAGTCTTGACCGTACAAGCTTGTTTGCTATTTTTTGAATTGATTTTTTATTCGGATATGTGGATAAAATCACTACTCCTTTCATAGCAAACGATAAATGGGCGTCATTAAAAAAAGTAGCAATTAATTTGAACTTGGATTTTTTATCGCAGAACGCCATAATCTATGTTTTAATGGCTTGGGTAATCATACTTGGGGTAACCAAAGCACTCAAGCTGGAAAGGTACGGATTTGAGATAAAGCCGTACAGCCTCGTATACAAGAACACCCAAGTTCAGGTAGCACTGACCAAGATGCTTGGTAGAACCAGGCGAGGCATACGCGTCTTTGCCGATGTAAGCGTGATTGCGGGCTTTATTATGATGGGCTTTGGGTTTTGGTTTTTGATAGACAATGTTACTAAATTCTTTGACAGGCCGGAAGAGTTCTCAGAGTTGACTGTTTTGATTCCAGGTGTTACATTGACGTCATCTTCTGCAATTTTGTATTTTCTGTTGTCCATTCCAATTGTACTTGTAATACATGAAGGGGCTCATGGCATAGTTGCAACTCTGGAAAAGATCCGAATCAAAACAGGAGGATTTGCCATATTCATTGCAATGTTTGCCGGATTTGTAGAGCCGGACGATGAAGAATTCAACAAGGCAAAAAAAATCTCAAAGCTCCGAGTAATAGGTGCAGGTGCTACTTCAAATGTCATATTTGCACTTGTGCTTGGCGCCATTTTACTGACAAACCCGTTCTTTGCAATCGTTGTGCCAGAGCCAATACGAAGTACATTCTATGAGACCCCGCAAGGAGTGAACATACTGAGCATAATGCCTGGTGGAGGCGCAGAAAAGGCAGGATTACAAATCAATGATGTCATAACATCGATTAATGGAATTTCGGTTATAACACCGATTGATTTTGCCAAGGTGAAGCTTCTACCAGGAGAAATTGCCAAGGTCACAGTATTTCGAGACGGAGTCAGCATTGATCACCAAGTAGAGATAATGCCTTCTCCTGATGATCCCACCAAGGGCCTAATTGGGATAACACGCGATAATTCCATATCATACAAGCCAGTCTACAATTTCATAGAATGGAAGAGTCCTGAGCTGTCAATGTTTTTGCTGTGGCTATGGATGATCTCATTTTTCATAGGAATAATCAACATGCTTCCATTACCAATCCTTGATGGGGGCAAGTTCATCCACAGCATAATTGACAAAAAGCTTTCAGATTCAATGGTAAATCGCACAATGTGGGCAATCTATGGCTTTACCTTTACCCTGTTTGGCCTAAACATTGCGTTATCATATCTAAAATCAGGCTGGTTTACAATCTAGGGCAATTATCGTTAAATTTGGGCTACTGGCACCAAAGCCATGAAATGCGACAGATGTCAAAACACTGCAGCCTATTCTAGGAAATATTCTGGCGAGAGCCTATGTTCTGAATGCTTTTCAAATTCCATATTGCGTAAAACTGCGAAAACCATTTCAAAATACAACATGATCCAAAACGGCGAATTGGTTTGTGTGGCAGTCTCTGGAGGAAAGGATTCACTTGCATTGTTGCACGTATTGTCAAAGATGGCAAAAAATCACAATTTTAGAATTCATGCGGTGACAATAGATGAAGGGATTCCAGGATATCGCGATGAGGCACTGGACATAGTAAGGGATTTTTGTGCAAGGCTCGGAGTAGAACACACCATATACCCATACAAGGACTTGTTTGGTTTAACATTGGATGAATCACTAAAACAAAATGAAGACGACAGATTGTCATCGTGCTCCATTTGTGGTACATTTAGAAGGCGTGCAATGGATCATGCAGCAAAGCAAATTGGGGCAGACATTATTGCGACGGGTCACAACCTAGACGACACACTCCAGACATTTGTCATAAACACATTATCTGGAGACACTAACAAAATTGGCTGGATGGATCCAGACACCTCCGATAACACCCTCCGAAAAATAAAGCCATTTTGTGAGATTTACGAGTCAGAAATCGTCTTTTATGCATTCACAAATGATTTGCCATTCCAAACCGAGCCGTGTCCCCACATGAATGAGGGAATTCGGACAGAGATTCGCGAGTTTTTGAACAAATTAGAGAACCATCACTCTGGAATAAAGAACAACATGTACCGATCTGTTCTAAAAATATCGCAAACCATGAAGGATGTCAATTATAAAGAAAAGATCAAATGTGCAAATTGCGGCGCAGAGTGCACTGGTAAGGTTTGTTCTGTGTGCAAGATGATCATAGATCTGCGCGAAAAACCTTAATGCACATATAACATTACGTCGTAACTATATTCGGTAGTAGGTAGGATCGGGGCGCTAGCCGTGCCCTTTTCTGAAACCGGCTCTATGCAGAGGTCAGTAACTGCTGGATAAACTTCCAGATGGATAATTCCCGCTTGATGTACTGAAATGAAATCACGCCGAAGCGGGTGGATACAGGCACGTGATTGCTCGAAGGAGTAATCTTAGTGTCGAATTGCCGAAATGGATGAGGTCCGGGAGGGAGCAATCCTAAGGCAAAGTATTCACGCTACTTCGTCAACGTGGCGGATCTTGTACATCTTGAGATGGGGTTACTTGTCTGGATCGGAACTGGCAGATCTACTACCACTTGAATTATTTAGTATTATATCAGTTCATAAATATGGATGGATTGTTTTTGGGGCCAAAAAGAAACTACGAAGACTTTAAAAAACAGATACCAAAATCGGCACTTTCCATGTTTGGGTCATTAAGGGAATATTGTCTTTCGCTTGGGAATAATGTAGTAGAAGACGTCCGTGCACACAGAATAGTGTTTGGAAAATCGCTTTCATTTAGGTGGTTTGTGGACCTCGAACCAGAGGGAAACTCCATAATTGTCAAGATACAGCGAGACCGAAAAGAACCGTTTCAGATCAAAACAATAACAAACGAACAGGAATTGGATGCACTCAAGGCTACAATTTCTGATGCATATAACACCATACGCTAGTACAATACTTCAAACTTGGCAAATTCGCCTTTGAATTTTTCATTTCGTATTTCTACGTCTTCTACTCGTGCGTTTGCAGGACCTGCGTGGCACCACTCCACCACATTACTGACATCAAGATCTTCGCCTTCGATTACTGCCTCGACTCGGCCATCTTTGAGGTTTCTAACCCAGCCTGTAGTGTTATTCTTTTTTGCAGTCACTTTCATTGCCTGGCGAAAAAAAACGCCCTGTACTTTACCCTTTATGAGAAGATGAACGCGTTGTTTTGCCAATTAGGAATTGATCTTGTCTTGATCTTAATCAATTTTAGGGTGCAGAAAAATTGGATTATGCTCTTTCTTTGACTCGAGATCGTCCAGTCTTTCTTGCCGCGATGCTTCCTACTTTTGCTCCTGGCGGTGCATCTCTTGCGACTGTTCCTCCACCACCCATGTGTTGGTGTCGTCCTCCTCCGTGTGGATGGACATATGCTGCTTGAGCTACACCCCTGACTATTGGATATTTGTGGCCCTTTGATCTGTATCTTCTCCATTTGTTTCCTGCATTAA
This window harbors:
- a CDS encoding metal-dependent transcriptional regulator; amino-acid sequence: MDSTNDEILFVGTAEAEHVEMYLKAIWHIKERNEPVKISTIAKMLNVRQPSVVQMLKKLNEQNLVNYSKAGVSLTEGGEKVGSSMMRNSRLLEVLMDSALKVKIDEEMVCGIEHHMNKQFTDALCTMLKHPRKCPHGHAIPPGSCCSA
- a CDS encoding YjbQ family protein, which gives rise to MKFLTEYLTFNTKKRLEFVHITPQVRQLVKKSGIKEGLCLVNAMHISASVFINDNESGLHKDYANWLEKLAPHEPINQYQHNDTGEDNADAHLKRQIMGREVIIAITDGELDFGPWEQIFYGEFDGMRPKRVLVKIIGE
- a CDS encoding mRNA surveillance protein Pelota — encoded protein: MITKIIDDNTVSFLVEEPDDLLVLRRIIKNQDTIISDTTRVIKQDKDFSRPDRGERIRIRIALEVEKIALDAVFDKLRIHGTITESTNEAVSKGLHHSILVRIGDSFNVVKKKWQSIELKLIKTKDESLGFVLVAIDKGDCGIGKLKGTHLELMQNMYSGSSGKQYKTNFNIQTFFENVAKALNTVLRENYSLVIFGPGETKRQFANYLAKSPISKAHKIETVDGIDSGGEDGIYTFTKSRAMQQILGQSKLAKVSAILEEVMIRANNKSRKFTMGFEETKKANDLGAVESLVFSEKIIQTHDEEQIIQFLNDVESKGVKVYALDASTDIGLQVSGLGGIVSLLRFAVDV
- a CDS encoding divalent-cation tolerance protein CutA, with the translated sequence MKGVVILSTYPNKKSIQKIANKLVRSRLAACVNMTRISSVYTWQGKIENTDEVLAVFKTTQKNKSKLKAQIKLTHPYKVPEIAEITIKDLNKPYLQWLIDSTG
- a CDS encoding PDZ domain-containing protein; amino-acid sequence: MAWVIILGVTKALKLERYGFEIKPYSLVYKNTQVQVALTKMLGRTRRGIRVFADVSVIAGFIMMGFGFWFLIDNVTKFFDRPEEFSELTVLIPGVTLTSSSAILYFLLSIPIVLVIHEGAHGIVATLEKIRIKTGGFAIFIAMFAGFVEPDDEEFNKAKKISKLRVIGAGATSNVIFALVLGAILLTNPFFAIVVPEPIRSTFYETPQGVNILSIMPGGGAEKAGLQINDVITSINGISVITPIDFAKVKLLPGEIAKVTVFRDGVSIDHQVEIMPSPDDPTKGLIGITRDNSISYKPVYNFIEWKSPELSMFLLWLWMISFFIGIINMLPLPILDGGKFIHSIIDKKLSDSMVNRTMWAIYGFTFTLFGLNIALSYLKSGWFTI
- a CDS encoding TIGR00269 family protein yields the protein MKCDRCQNTAAYSRKYSGESLCSECFSNSILRKTAKTISKYNMIQNGELVCVAVSGGKDSLALLHVLSKMAKNHNFRIHAVTIDEGIPGYRDEALDIVRDFCARLGVEHTIYPYKDLFGLTLDESLKQNEDDRLSSCSICGTFRRRAMDHAAKQIGADIIATGHNLDDTLQTFVINTLSGDTNKIGWMDPDTSDNTLRKIKPFCEIYESEIVFYAFTNDLPFQTEPCPHMNEGIRTEIREFLNKLENHHSGIKNNMYRSVLKISQTMKDVNYKEKIKCANCGAECTGKVCSVCKMIIDLREKP
- a CDS encoding acylphosphatase, producing the protein MAKQRVHLLIKGKVQGVFFRQAMKVTAKKNNTTGWVRNLKDGRVEAVIEGEDLDVSNVVEWCHAGPANARVEDVEIRNEKFKGEFAKFEVLY